A region of Drosophila suzukii chromosome 2L, CBGP_Dsuzu_IsoJpt1.0, whole genome shotgun sequence DNA encodes the following proteins:
- the Cda5 gene encoding mucin-2 isoform X7: protein MHQNKAFLNGNGNCNCHCCGSAAPRPAPPALFDLSLPIVTVTTTRNTCNMEYLSGRLSILWLLGLSLLLFKTGSTEAQSKRASRVTSSRSFGTNVKPTSSNGISFDCPEEFGYYPHPSDCTQYYVCVFGGALLESCTGGLMYSHELQTCDWPRNVGCELVDTSSERGPARSQGQSQTHTQAQHVPSRVRFGAAFSSPGGTQKAPTVAPQYHRSPPQVIQAQVQHIPPPPPELRVPPNPVITSRGQPKPLIESQEDIAKLYAEAQETLPPVEEEESDRQQRVYRGQPSTVSQVQRDRDGIIHQASINAIPQSGKIASYAFGTAYRDIEYQQQQQQDQQQPSVPQYQPTVRQQQPHSTYRPLELSATPTPPQKSSYSNQQTLAYSSDYDEDINAQIEQENLYDQPTRSPQSSKAHAIKPYKQHVPNKSKTTTQASSTPPTTTPSSIPPPNPTTYSSNPFLKSKLQNLAKSLVHFVSNSQTKGNTTGFRQVKNLTSFDHQPTIPEPVPDQVPAQTFSPVPEPSSTQWPLVEDHVETVFDESQNVHVQTAEPPRSRSFETSTSAKFLDFINAAAYGTSPRGNLLNAVPNKFVGRDFPYRERDYSFESSSKEPELQRKRIQTYITSDVAPESFKVPANGEVRPQPEGMESASTTRPSKPIKHSLQSGSHGFSLRVEQNESESNVSEPIFAEKKSQPSTTTAKSPTTPVDSSQEYVDIIPTTYAPPLRIWRNGRPTIQQAYYRPTTTSSSTTTTSTTTSTSPPTTSNDNVHSSSTIRTTTTPRALGPPSTERYVVPGQTYTARANYFKDTLNRVTANPATRFVSPYKSLENLLQEDRQHQYHQLRTTARPRYTNAPAFPPFLHTTSKPAKNLFMTTAIRNTSQDVLATMATGNARNFSVSDAILSTFSPQRPAPSMLRTTTMATTTSTSTEPLPPEMTTTAAPTTVSAVIASSPIRVSQSPMRPRGRSRYTAATLNNVGDSVDEPTTYAPKFRLPAGFETSQFPKRKPQRVRVISNQRTSFGEPTAKPHEKYEAYKAALQAKDSAYSSHSALSKSLKHKSIENEASVADEPRAEALISQPLEARQQNSLEQGGTAIAFSSTEHVVAITDRPTVKFLYSNKYRQQTAERTLAESLQNAGYIASANGPAQKFRSANVLDQLRQFLAGSDSTSNSDESGTSQFVDEYSLPEIKAAVDEIKQLYMVTDRPATSTLQTSTTTLRPTTTPIIPPSALRSTTATVTSSVRQEANQSKAYSFPSTLKVLSTDSALTARATQSTPDVSTTRTPKDPPVYPTPAPNISTATATPSPFAPHTARASRVNNVIKSSIAAAALGPSTSTYQPPVSAGKAQKLQFGFAPNNKNHQISSNHKGAAASASVKCSDSTLNAKCNEIPLRNNNRNRGNAMYANQDRDVLSTPNRGTHPPRTRPTLKPSGTIVSKAQEFVDIYRYPPTRPDPIYPQPTPDKTAAKCRKDVCLLPDCYCGGKDIPGGLSASETPQIVLMTFDDAVSTINIDLYEELFSNESRKNPNGCPLRGTFYLSHEWTDYGMVQDLYSQGHEMASHTVSHSFGEQFSQKKWTREIAGQREILAAYGGVKLSDVRGMRAPFLSVGGNKMYKMLYDSNFTYDSSMPVYENRPPSWPYTLDYKIFHDCMIPPCPTRSYPGVWQVPMVMWQDLNGGRCSMGDACSNPSDADGVTKMIMKNFERHYTTNRAPFGLFYHAAWFTQPHHKEGFIKFLDAINAMQDVWIITNWQALQWVRDPTPTSRINSFQPFQCDYSDRPKRCNNPKVCNLWHKSGVRYMKTCQPCPDIYPWTGKSGIRSSRIDNEVEEPAA from the exons GATCCACAGAGGCACAGAGCAAACGAGCCTCACGCGTCACCAGTTCCCGTAGCTTTGGCACGAACGTCAAGCCCACAAGCTCCAATGGCATTAGCTTCGACTGCCCCGAGGAGTTCGGATACTACCCGCACCCCTCGGACTGCACCCAATACTACGTGTGCGTCTTCGGAGGAGCGCTGCTCGAGAGCTGCACTGGCGGCCTCATGTACTCGCACGAGCTGCAGACCTGCGATTGGCCCCGGAACGTGGGCTGCGAGTTGGTGGACACTTCATCGGAGCGCGGTCCCGCACGTAGCCAGGGCCAGAGCCAAACGCACACCCAGGCGCAGCATGTTCCCAGTAGAGTGCGCTTTGGAGCCGCTTTCAGCAGCCCTGGCGGCACTCAGAAGGCGCCCACTGTGGCCCCACAGTACCACCGCTCTCCGCCACAGGTCATCCAGGCGCAGGTGCAACACATACCTCCTCCGCCACCGGAGCTGCGAGTGCCACCCAACCCGGTGATCACGTCGCGGGGTCAACCAAAACCACTGATCGAGTCCCAGGAGGACATTGCGAAG CTGTATGCCGAAGCGCAAGAGACTTTGCCGCCTGTAGAAGAAGAGGAGTCCGATCGTCAGCAGAGAGTGTACCGCGGCCAACCTAGTACCGTCAGTCAAGTGCAGCGCGACCGCGATGGTATTATTCACCAGGCCAGTATCAATGCCATTCCTCAATCTGGCAAAATCGCATCGTACGCTTTTGGAACGGCCTACAG GGATATAGAataccaacagcagcagcaacaggacCAGCAGCAGCCATCTGTCCCCCAGTACCAACCAACAGTGCGCCAACAGCAGCCGCACTCAACCTACCGCCCCTTAGAGCTCTCGGCTACACCGACACCCCCACAGAAGTCATCTTACAGCAACCAGCAGACTTTGGCCTACTCCTCAGACTACGATGAGGACATTAATGCGCAG ATCGAACAGGAAAATTTGTACGATCAGCCCACACGTTCACCGCAGAG CTCGAAAGCGCATGCAATTAAGCCTTATAAACAACATGTTCCCAACAAATCAAAGACAACTACACAAGCTTCCAGTACCCCACCCACCACCACGCCCAGCTCCATACCTCCCCCGAATCCCACGACCTATAGTTCAAATCCCTTCCTTAAATCGAAACTTCAAAATCTGGCCAAGTCACTGGTACACTTTGTCTCAAACAGCCAGACCAAAGGCAATACTACTGGCTTTCGTCAAGTTAAAAACCTGACAAGCTTTGATCACCAACCCACAATTCCGGAACCAGTCCCTGACCAAGTTCCCGCCCAAACATTTTCCCCAGTCCCCGAGCCTTCGTCCACGCAATGGCCCCTAGTTGAGGATCACGTTGAGACTGTCTTTGATGAGAGTCAGAACGTTCATGTTCAGACGGCTGAACCGCCAAGGAGTCGCTCTTTCGAAACCAGCACCTCGGCCAAATTCCTGGACTTTATTAATGCCGCCGCTTATGGTACCAGTCCGCGTGGGAACCTCCTGAATGCTGTGCCAAATAAATTTGTGGGAAGGGATTTTCCCTATCGAGAAAGAGATTATTCATTCGAGTCAAGCTCAAAGGAACCAGAACTGCAGCGTAAACGTATTCAGACCTACATCACTTCCGACGTGGCGCCTGAGAGTTTCAAAGTTCCGGCAAATGGTGAAGTGCGACCACAGCCGGAAGGAATGGAAAGCGCAAGTACAACGCGACCCAGTAAGCCAATAAAACACAGCCTTCAAAGTGGATCACATGGTTTTAGTTTGCGTGTGGAACAGAATGAAAGCGAAAGTAATGTGTCTGAGCCAATTTTTGCGGAGAAAAAGAGTCAGCCGTCCACCACAACAGCAAAGAGCCCAACAACACCGGTCGACTCATCTCAGGAATATGTGGACATCATACCCACAACATACGCCCCACCTCTTCGCATTTGGCGTAACGGAAGACCCACCATTCAACAGGCATATTACAGGCCAACCACCACAAGTTCTAGCACAACCACCACTAGTACCACTACAAGCACATCACCTCCTACCACCTCAAATGATAACGTTCATTCGAGCAGTACCATTAGGACTACTACAACACCAAGGGCTCTGGGCCCTCCCAGCACCGAACGCTATGTTGTACCGGGACAAACTTACACGGCCCGAGCCAATTACTTCAAAGATACCCTAAATCGCGTTACTGCTAACCCGGCAACGCGTTTTGTCTCTCCGTACAAAAGTCTAGAGAACTTGCTCCAGGAAGATCGCCAGCACCAGTACCACCAACTGCGGACAACAGCTAGGCCGCGCTACACAAATGCACCTGCTTTCCCGCCCTTCCTCCATACTACTTCAAAGCCGGCAAAAAATCTTTTCATGACCACAGCTATTAGAAACACCAGTCAAGATGTTTTGGCCACAATGGCGACAGGAAACGCACGTAACTTTAGCGTTAGCGACGCAATACTCAGCACATTTAGTCCTCAGCGACCAGCGCCGAGTATGCTGCGAACCACCACTATGGCAACAACAACTTCTACTAGCACTGAACCACTTCCGCCGGAAATGACTACTACTGCTGCTCCTACGACCGTTTCAGCCGTGATCGCTTCTTCGCCCATCCGCGTATCACAGTCCCCAATGCGTCCCCGTGGCCGCTCTCGCTATACGGCGGCCACTCTAAACAATGTCGGGGACAGCGTAGACGAGCCCACGACGTATGCACCCAAGTTTAGGTTACCCGCCGGCTTTGAGACCAGCCAGTTTCCGAAACGCAAGCCTCAACGCGTTCGAGTGATTAGTAATCAGCGGACTTCCTTTGGGGAGCCAACAGCTAAGCCGCACGAAAAGTATGAAGCCTACAAAGCTGCTTTGCAGGCCAAGGATTCCGCTTATAGCTCCCACAGTGCTTTGAGCAAGTCCCTAAAACACAAGTCTATCGAGAATGAAGCCAGCGTTGCAGACGAGCCACGGGCCGAGGCTTTGATCAGCCAGCCGTTGGAGGCCAGGCAGCAAAACAGCTTAGAGCAGGGTGGGACTGCGATAGCCTTCAGCTCCACCGAACATGTGGTGGCGATTACAGACCGTCCAACTGTCAAGTTTCTTTACTCTAACAAATACCGCCAGCAAACGGCGGAACGCACTTTGGCAGAGAGTCTTCAGAACGCTGGGTACATAGCATCAGCTAACGGGCCAGCACAGAAGTTCCGATCCGCCAACGTCCTTGATCAGCTGAGGCAGTTCCTTGCGGGCAGTGATAGTACCAGCAACAGCGATGAGAGCGGCACCTCCCAATTTGTTGACGAGTATTCATTGCCCGAGATAAAGGCCGCAGTCGATGAGATCAAGCAACTTTACATGGTCACTGATCGACCTGCAACGAGCACTTTACAAACTAGCACGACTACGCTGCGTCCTACCACTACGCCGATTATCCCGCCATCTGCACTCCGATCCACCACAGCAACCGTTACCTCGTCAGTGCGTCAAGAAGCAAACCAATCCAAAGCATACTCCTTTCCCTCCACTTTAAAAGTCTTAAGCACCGATTCCGCTCTAACTGCAAGAGCCACCCAGAGCACCCCCGACGTTAGTACCACTAGAACGCCGAAAGACCCACCTGTTTACCCGACCCCCGCCCCCAACATTTCCACCGCTACAGCAACACCCTCTCCATTTGCACCGCACACTGCGCGCGCTTCGAGGGTTAACAATGTCATAAAGTCGTCGATTGCTGCCGCTGCCCTAGGCCCTAGCACCTCAACCTATCAGCCACCAGTGTCAGCGGGTAAAGCCCAAAAGCTCCAATTCGGCTTCGCCCCCAACAATAAAAACCACCAAATAAGCAGCAACCATAAAGGCGCAGCAGCTTCAGCCTCTGTGAAGTGCTCCGACAGCACACTAAACGCCAAATGCAACGAGATTCCTTTAAG AAACAACAATAGAAACCGGGGAAATGCGATGTACGCCAATCAGGATCGAGACGTACTTTCTACGCCGAATCGTGGAACTCACCCACC aCGAACACGACCCACACTCAAGCCATCGGGCACGATCGTGTCAAAGGCCCAAGAGTTTGTCGATATATACCGGTACCCACCGACTCGCCCCGACCCAATATACCCACAGCCCACGCCCGATAAAACGGCAGCCAAGTGCCGGAAGGACGTATGCCTGTTACCAGATTGTTATTGCGGAGGCAAGGATATACCTG GCGGCTTGAGCGCCTCGGAGACCCCGCAAATTGTACTTATGACGTTTGACGATGCCGTCAGTACAATAAATATTGATCTTTACGAGGAACTCTTTAGTAATGAGTCGAGAAAAAATCCCAATGGTTGTCCATTGCGCGGAACCTTCTATCTATCGCACGAGTGGACGGACTACGGAATGGTACAAGATCTGTATTCACAAGGACATGAAATGGCATCTCACACCGTTTC CCACAGCTTTGGCGAGCAGTTCTCGCAGAAAAAATGGACTCGTGAAATTGCCGGGCAGCGGGAGATCCTTGCTGCTTACGGCGGTGTCAAGCTATCTGATGTACGAGGCATGCGCGCACCTTTCCTCTCGGTCGGCGGTaacaaaatgtacaaaatgCTATACGACTCAAACTTCACCTACGACTCCTCCATGCCTGTCTACGAGAACCGACCACCTTCCTGGCCCTACACCCTGGATTACAAGATATTCCACGACTGTATGATTCCGCCCTGCCCAACCCGCTCTTACCCCGGGGTATGGCAAGTACCTATGGTCATGTGGCAGGATCTAAACGGAGGCCGCTGCTCGATGGGCGATGCATGTTCGAACCCGAGCGATGCAGATGGAGTAACCAAGATGATTATGAAAAATTTTGAACGTCATTACACCACGAACAG agCACCTTTCGGTCTGTTTTATCACGCTGCGTGGTTTACCCAGCCCCATCACAAGGAAGGATTCATTAAATTCCTGGACGCCATCAATGCCATGCAGGACGTGTGGATTATAACCAACTGGCAGGCGCTGCAATGGGTCAGAGACCCCACACCAACATCTCGCATTAATTCATTCCAGCCGTTCCAGTGCGACTATTCG GATCGGCCCAAACGCTGCAACAATCCGAAAGTATGTAACCTGTGGCACAAGTCTGGCGTCCGATACATGAAAACATGTCAGCCATGCCCTGACATTTACCCCTGGACTGGAAAATCCGGAATTCGATCTTCCCGCATCGATAATGAAGTTGAAGAACCGGCGGCGTAA
- the Cda5 gene encoding uncharacterized protein Cda5 isoform X11: MHQNKAFLNGNGNCNCHCCGSAAPRPAPPALFDLSLPIVTVTTTRNTCNMEYLSGRLSILWLLGLSLLLFKTGSTEAQSKRASRVTSSRSFGTNVKPTSSNGISFDCPEEFGYYPHPSDCTQYYVCVFGGALLESCTGGLMYSHELQTCDWPRNVGCELVDTSSERGPARSQGQSQTHTQAQHVPSRVRFGAAFSSPGGTQKAPTVAPQYHRSPPQVIQAQVQHIPPPPPELRVPPNPVITSRGQPKPLIESQEDIAKLYAEAQETLPPVEEEESDRQQRVYRGQPSTVSQVQRDRDGIIHQASINAIPQSGKIASYAFGTAYRVESSSPSSLGAPPPANVFVQPTPQAPSPQLEPNRNYYNASIFNHGGGYQPPQQQQQQQQQQLQPTPFQQATPQQQHQLQPQASPHPYDSSYYSVYDDDIDLYRDIEYQQQQQQDQQQPSVPQYQPTVRQQQPHSTYRPLELSATPTPPQKSSYSNQQTLAYSSDYDEDINAQIEQENLYDQPTRSPQRAEQVAIQRLDTRPSPSTTLSPTTPATRPDVLTYYDTVTTPNAPEHGPADYSYSSSAEYAFGSAEDYDLSERTLTRAKSTARTYTDDYDLIANVVGPTSKSTMAPPTRTQNTKSTSALSRNPSKSSITNTKILEVTKSTTTTTTSTTTTTPFPSTTTTKLARNNNRNRGNAMYANQDRDVLSTPNRGTHPPRTRPTLKPSGTIVSKAQEFVDIYRYPPTRPDPIYPQPTPDKTAAKCRKDVCLLPDCYCGGKDIPGGLSASETPQIVLMTFDDAVSTINIDLYEELFSNESRKNPNGCPLRGTFYLSHEWTDYGMVQDLYSQGHEMASHTVSHSFGEQFSQKKWTREIAGQREILAAYGGVKLSDVRGMRAPFLSVGGNKMYKMLYDSNFTYDSSMPVYENRPPSWPYTLDYKIFHDCMIPPCPTRSYPGVWQVPMVMWQDLNGGRCSMGDACSNPSDADGVTKMIMKNFERHYTTNRAPFGLFYHAAWFTQPHHKEGFIKFLDAINAMQDVWIITNWQALQWVRDPTPTSRINSFQPFQCDYSDRPKRCNNPKVCNLWHKSGVRYMKTCQPCPDIYPWTGKSGIRSSRIDNEVEEPAA, encoded by the exons GATCCACAGAGGCACAGAGCAAACGAGCCTCACGCGTCACCAGTTCCCGTAGCTTTGGCACGAACGTCAAGCCCACAAGCTCCAATGGCATTAGCTTCGACTGCCCCGAGGAGTTCGGATACTACCCGCACCCCTCGGACTGCACCCAATACTACGTGTGCGTCTTCGGAGGAGCGCTGCTCGAGAGCTGCACTGGCGGCCTCATGTACTCGCACGAGCTGCAGACCTGCGATTGGCCCCGGAACGTGGGCTGCGAGTTGGTGGACACTTCATCGGAGCGCGGTCCCGCACGTAGCCAGGGCCAGAGCCAAACGCACACCCAGGCGCAGCATGTTCCCAGTAGAGTGCGCTTTGGAGCCGCTTTCAGCAGCCCTGGCGGCACTCAGAAGGCGCCCACTGTGGCCCCACAGTACCACCGCTCTCCGCCACAGGTCATCCAGGCGCAGGTGCAACACATACCTCCTCCGCCACCGGAGCTGCGAGTGCCACCCAACCCGGTGATCACGTCGCGGGGTCAACCAAAACCACTGATCGAGTCCCAGGAGGACATTGCGAAG CTGTATGCCGAAGCGCAAGAGACTTTGCCGCCTGTAGAAGAAGAGGAGTCCGATCGTCAGCAGAGAGTGTACCGCGGCCAACCTAGTACCGTCAGTCAAGTGCAGCGCGACCGCGATGGTATTATTCACCAGGCCAGTATCAATGCCATTCCTCAATCTGGCAAAATCGCATCGTACGCTTTTGGAACGGCCTACAG AGTTGAGTCATCCTCCCCGTCATCGCTAGGGGCGCCGCCACCCGCTAATGTATTTGTACAGCCCACGCCACAAGCTCCATCGCCACAGTTAGAACCCAATCGTAACTACTACAATGCATCCATATTTAATCATGGGGGCGGCTACcaaccaccgcagcagcaacagcagcagcaacaacaacaactacagccAACACCATTTCAACAAGCGACAccgcaacaacaacatcagctgcAGCCACAAGCCTCACCACATCCCTATGACTCATCCTATTATTCTGTTTACGACGACGATATCGATTTGTATAGGGATATAGAataccaacagcagcagcaacaggacCAGCAGCAGCCATCTGTCCCCCAGTACCAACCAACAGTGCGCCAACAGCAGCCGCACTCAACCTACCGCCCCTTAGAGCTCTCGGCTACACCGACACCCCCACAGAAGTCATCTTACAGCAACCAGCAGACTTTGGCCTACTCCTCAGACTACGATGAGGACATTAATGCGCAG ATCGAACAGGAAAATTTGTACGATCAGCCCACACGTTCACCGCAGAG GGCGGAACAGGTGGCCATACAAAGGCTGGATACTCGACCCAGTCCTTCGACAACCCTATCCCCGACGACGCCCGCCACCCGTCCGGATGTTCTCACCTATTATGACACTGTGACCACCCCCAACGCCCCGGAACATGGGCCAGCCGACTACAGCTACTCCAGTTCCGCAGAGTATGCTTTCGGGTCGGCAGAGGACTACGACCTGAGCGAGCGCACACTGACTCGAGCCAAGTCCACTGCACGCACCTACACGGATGACTATGATCTGATCGCCAATGTTGTGGGTCCTACCAGCAAGAGCACAATGGCGCCACCAACACGAACCCAGAACACAAAATCAACTTCGGCACTAAGCAGGAACCCGTCCAAGAGTTCCATCACCAACACAAAAATTCTTGAGGTCACAAAgtccacaacaacaacaacaacatcaactACAACCACGACACCATTCCCatcgacaacaacaacaaaactaGCAAG AAACAACAATAGAAACCGGGGAAATGCGATGTACGCCAATCAGGATCGAGACGTACTTTCTACGCCGAATCGTGGAACTCACCCACC aCGAACACGACCCACACTCAAGCCATCGGGCACGATCGTGTCAAAGGCCCAAGAGTTTGTCGATATATACCGGTACCCACCGACTCGCCCCGACCCAATATACCCACAGCCCACGCCCGATAAAACGGCAGCCAAGTGCCGGAAGGACGTATGCCTGTTACCAGATTGTTATTGCGGAGGCAAGGATATACCTG GCGGCTTGAGCGCCTCGGAGACCCCGCAAATTGTACTTATGACGTTTGACGATGCCGTCAGTACAATAAATATTGATCTTTACGAGGAACTCTTTAGTAATGAGTCGAGAAAAAATCCCAATGGTTGTCCATTGCGCGGAACCTTCTATCTATCGCACGAGTGGACGGACTACGGAATGGTACAAGATCTGTATTCACAAGGACATGAAATGGCATCTCACACCGTTTC CCACAGCTTTGGCGAGCAGTTCTCGCAGAAAAAATGGACTCGTGAAATTGCCGGGCAGCGGGAGATCCTTGCTGCTTACGGCGGTGTCAAGCTATCTGATGTACGAGGCATGCGCGCACCTTTCCTCTCGGTCGGCGGTaacaaaatgtacaaaatgCTATACGACTCAAACTTCACCTACGACTCCTCCATGCCTGTCTACGAGAACCGACCACCTTCCTGGCCCTACACCCTGGATTACAAGATATTCCACGACTGTATGATTCCGCCCTGCCCAACCCGCTCTTACCCCGGGGTATGGCAAGTACCTATGGTCATGTGGCAGGATCTAAACGGAGGCCGCTGCTCGATGGGCGATGCATGTTCGAACCCGAGCGATGCAGATGGAGTAACCAAGATGATTATGAAAAATTTTGAACGTCATTACACCACGAACAG agCACCTTTCGGTCTGTTTTATCACGCTGCGTGGTTTACCCAGCCCCATCACAAGGAAGGATTCATTAAATTCCTGGACGCCATCAATGCCATGCAGGACGTGTGGATTATAACCAACTGGCAGGCGCTGCAATGGGTCAGAGACCCCACACCAACATCTCGCATTAATTCATTCCAGCCGTTCCAGTGCGACTATTCG GATCGGCCCAAACGCTGCAACAATCCGAAAGTATGTAACCTGTGGCACAAGTCTGGCGTCCGATACATGAAAACATGTCAGCCATGCCCTGACATTTACCCCTGGACTGGAAAATCCGGAATTCGATCTTCCCGCATCGATAATGAAGTTGAAGAACCGGCGGCGTAA